ACGAACTCCAGCGTCGCGAGCCCGCCCTGCCGGGTGCGGATGCGGAGCTCGAAGGACGGCGGCACGCCCCCCTTGACGACCTCGGCGAAGCGTTGTTCGGCGAGGGCCACGTCCTCCGGCAGCAGCACCCGCTGGAACCGGTGTCCGATCCAGGTGTTCAGTTCCCACCCCGTGATGCGGCGCGCGGCGTCGTTCACCGACTGGATGCGACCGTCGAGCGTCAGCGTGAAGATGGCGTCCTGCGCCTGGCTGATGAAATCGCGGAACCGCGTATCGCTTTCCCGGCGGGCCGCCTCGGCCAGCATGCTTTCGCGTCGTTCCAACAGGTGGGTAACCCGCTCGGCGCAGACCTCCGAAAGCGTAATCTCATCGGAGTGCCACTCGCGCACCCCGCCCACATGTTCGTGACACAGGACCCCGATCACCTGACCGCGCCAGCGGATCGGCGAGTCCAGCATCGCCCCGATGCCCAAAGGACGGAGGTAATTCCCGGCAAATTCCCGGGTCTCCGGGTGGTGGACCGCATCGGCGGCGGCAATGGTCCGGTCCGACTCGATGGCTTGGAAGTAATGCGGGAACTCCGCGCGGGTGAGGCGCTGGCCGTGTTCATGGTGATGCGCAGACTGGACAAACAGATCCCCGCACACCAAGGCGCTGCGCGCGTCTTCGAAAAGCCACACCCCGACCCGATCGACTTGCTGGCTCTCGGCCACCAGCTCGGTGACTTCCTTCAACACCGTGCCGTAATGGGTGACATCGTCCAGATCCAGGTGCGCGAGGCGCGCGAGGCCGGCGTTGTGCCGCACCAGCCGGGTATCCCGCTCGGACATGAGTCGATCACGCTGATTGATCGTGTCCAGCAGCGCATTGAAGGACCGGCCCAGATCGCCTACCTCGCCGCGATCGTTTTCGGGAACGCGCAGGCCCAGGTCACGGCTGCTGCCGATTCGGCGCACCGTCTCCGCCAGCGTCTGGAGCGGACCCGTGATCTGCCGGCGCGCGGTGACCGCGATGAAGACCGAGAGGCCAACCACCACCAGAGCCACCACCGTCAGGAGCAGCGCGTAGGGCTGGAACCGGGCCTTCCAACCCGGCGTATCCGCCTGCAGCCAGACCTGACCAATGGTCAGTCCCTCGGATTTGACCTGGACTGAGACGATCGCCTTGTTGCCCACCAACCGATCGCCAAGATCGACCGGCCCGGCGGGGGGAACCACCTGGGTCTGCGGTCGTTGGTAGCGGGCCAGCAGCGTTCCATCCGCCTGATAAATGGCGGCCGCCTCGACCATGGATTCGTGCCGAAGCACCGAGAGGAGTTTTTCCGCGGTTGCCGGATCGCTGAACTCGAGGGCCGGCACGATGATTTCGGTAATAAGGTCGGCCTGGGTCTTGGCGTTTTCCAGCACGCGGGGACGGAAGGTCGTCACCTCGAACAACACCAGAGTCCCAACGGTGACCACCATCGCCAACAACACGGCAATCAGGATCAGGCGGGCCAGCCGGGCCTGCACAGAATCCAGGACGGCACGGTTCATGACGGCTCCTTTTTGCCCGCCGGTTCGCGGATGATGTGCCGCGCGGAAGGCAGCATCGCCGCGCTGAGCTGCACGCCGGCGGCCCGGGCCGCCGGCAGGCTGGCCCCAAAAACCACGCGCGCGCCGCCGGAGCGTTCCTCCATGTAGAGGGAAAGCACGGCACCGCGCGCGAGGCCCTCGAACGAATCAGCCACCGTCACCACGGGCAGGCGGCTCAATTCACGAAACCAAGCGGCCTCCTCGCGCTCGTGCCCTCGGCCGACAAGTACGAGATGACAGGCCTTGGCCTCGGCGAGATCGCCCAGCGGCCTGAACTCGACGGGGCGGCCCTGGCTGGTGACCCCTTGCACGGTCCGGGTGAGCGCCTGGTCGATCGGACTGCGACCCAACACGCCGATGATGATCGGCGACGATGGCGTGGCAAAGGCCCCGGCCGGCCATTCGATGTGGCGGGTAAAGCGCAGCAGATAGGCCGCCTTGACCTCGTATTCGGTAATTTCGCGCGAGGGCAGCGCCGCGACCGGCAG
The DNA window shown above is from Oleiharenicola lentus and carries:
- a CDS encoding ATP-binding protein, with protein sequence MQARLARLILIAVLLAMVVTVGTLVLFEVTTFRPRVLENAKTQADLITEIIVPALEFSDPATAEKLLSVLRHESMVEAAAIYQADGTLLARYQRPQTQVVPPAGPVDLGDRLVGNKAIVSVQVKSEGLTIGQVWLQADTPGWKARFQPYALLLTVVALVVVGLSVFIAVTARRQITGPLQTLAETVRRIGSSRDLGLRVPENDRGEVGDLGRSFNALLDTINQRDRLMSERDTRLVRHNAGLARLAHLDLDDVTHYGTVLKEVTELVAESQQVDRVGVWLFEDARSALVCGDLFVQSAHHHEHGQRLTRAEFPHYFQAIESDRTIAAADAVHHPETREFAGNYLRPLGIGAMLDSPIRWRGQVIGVLCHEHVGGVREWHSDEITLSEVCAERVTHLLERRESMLAEAARRESDTRFRDFISQAQDAIFTLTLDGRIQSVNDAARRITGWELNTWIGHRFQRVLLPEDVALAEQRFAEVVKGGVPPSFELRIRTRQGGLATLEFVVSPQREGGKVVGLLGIGRDVTERKQAAETRSRLEEQLRHSQKMEAIGTMAGGIAHDFNNLLTAIIGNAQLAELDLRQADPVREYLMQVLIASHRAKELVQQILAFSRRQEQVLAPVSLDKVVSESLKLLRPVIASTIRIEAKLPPGLPPVSGDATQLQQVVVNLATNAAHAMEDKGGLLELVLEQVEVNLEMCRLQPELKPGHYVRLSVTDNGIGMSAAVLEKIFDPFFTTKDKGKGTGLGLAVVHGIVQQHGGMISVSSVLGEGTTFRVYCPSASGTPLAAAPSAALQFAGAGEPVLVIDDEEQVLRVAVSVLQRNGYHPVAYHDPLRALAAFSERPDHWRLVVTDQLMPSIKGTALAAEIWKLRPGFPVILATGFSGNLDENVIRGVGFAGILAKPYTKESLLAQVGQALQRQA
- a CDS encoding YfiR family protein, which encodes MSARRPPTPFTAAWRRRLLRIWVVLGLVACLRLGLAEASAAALPVAALPSREITEYEVKAAYLLRFTRHIEWPAGAFATPSSPIIIGVLGRSPIDQALTRTVQGVTSQGRPVEFRPLGDLAEAKACHLVLVGRGHEREEAAWFRELSRLPVVTVADSFEGLARGAVLSLYMEERSGGARVVFGASLPAARAAGVQLSAAMLPSARHIIREPAGKKEPS